The genomic DNA GTTGCTGATGCGAAGGCCCTTGATCGGACGTCCTTCGAGAGAGATGCCGAGGTCGATCTGGGTGACGAGATCCGGCCTGAGGGCCGCGAGTTGGGCCATGTAGTCCTCGACCGCGCTGAGGTTCTTGTAGTCCTGGAACCAGGACGCATCACGGGCAATCGGAGCCGAGAGCCGCGCACGCTCGGCATCGATGAGCGGCTGCAGATCGTGGATCGTGACCACGTGGGGCATGCCTGTCGCGACCAGTGCATCGAACCGATCAGGGGGGACGAGAAAGTCATTGGCGTGATCGTGACGGACCTCGCAACCGAACGGCTCGATGCCGATCGACTCGAGCGTGCGGACATCTCGGAAGTCCCGAATGACAATGCTGACGACGCGGTAGCCGTCATAGCGGACCACGGGCTCGCCCGGGCGTGCATCGGGCTGGGCGAAGGATCGCATTGCGAAAAGGGTCATGATCAGGACCACGGTAAGGCACGACACACGCATCGCTACGTCTCCGGTTCGGCTCATGGCCGAACAGGAGCAGTGTCGCAGAATGACGCCTATGTGTCCAGATCCACAGCCAGGAATCAGCGGGCGACTTCGATGGCTCGGGTCTCACGGAGGACCGTTACCTTGATCTCTCCGGGGAAGGTCATCTCGTCGCTGACACGCCGGGCGATCTGGTGGGCGATCAGGAAGGCCTCGTCATCGCCGACCTTCGCGGCGTCGAGCATCACCCGGACCTCGCGGCCGGCCTGGATCGCGTACGCCTCGGTCACGCCCTTGAAGCCCAGAGCGATGTCCTGCAATTGGGTGAGTCGCTGAACGTACCGCTCCATGCTCTCGCGGCGTGCGCCCGGGCGTGCGGAGGAGACGGCGTCGGCCGCCATGATGATGGGTGTGTAGAACGTGGTCGAGGGGATGTCGCCGTGGTGGCCTCCGATGACGTTGAGCACCGGCTCCTTCTCGCCGTACTGCTTGGCGAAGTCCATGCCGATCTTGGGGTGGCCACCCTCCATCTCGTGGTCCATCGCCTTGCCGATGTCGTGGAGGAAGCCGCAGCGTCGGGCCAGTGCGCCGTCGAGCCCGAGTTGCTCGGCGATGATCTGCGAGAGGAAGGCGACCTCAACGGAGTGACGGAGGACGTTCTGGCCGTACGAGGTTCGATAGTGGAGCTTGCCCATCGCCTCGATGATCTTGGGGTGAACGCCCCGCAGATTGGTCTCGACGATTGAGTCCTTGCCGAACTTGACGATGCTCTCGTTGATCTCTTTCTTGACCTTCTCGATGATCTCTTCGATGCGAGCGGGGTGCATGCGCCCGTCTGCGACGAGGCGTTCAAGGGCCTCTACGGCGATCGCCTGACGCACCTTGTCGAAGCAGGAGACGACGATCACGCCGGGGGTGTCGTCAACGATGATGTTCACGCCTGCGGCCTGTTCGAAGGCGCGGATGTTGCGGCCCTCGCGCCCGATGATCCGCCCCTTCATGTCATCCGAGGGAATCGCGACCGTCCGCACAGTCGACTCGGAGGTGTGCTCCGTGGCGTACCGCTGGATCGCCATCAGCGTGATCTCTCTGGCCTGCTTGGCGGCGTCTTCCTCGGCCTGCTCGGTGATCCGGCGTGTGAGCTTCGCGACATCCTGGCGGCAGTCCTGCTCGATGCGGAGCAGAAGCTCTTCCCTCGCTTGGTCTCGGGAGAGGTCGGCGATCTGGTGCAGTTTCTGGGTCTGCTGCTCGACCAGTGCTGCAATCTGGGCCTCCTTGGCGCCGAGTTTCTCTTCCCTGGCTCGGAGGGTCTCCGCCTGCTTCGAGTTCGATGAGTCGCGTTGTGCCAGCGTCTC from Phycisphaeraceae bacterium includes the following:
- the rny gene encoding ribonuclease Y; translated protein: MLTQTLLLAEIGVTHVVLAGVIAAIAGVGLGFLLCQRLAGKSLSRAKAEAAQIVERAAAEARTQAESVRLEAERQTLARKEQFERETESARAELREVERRLAKREDLLDRKEETLAQRDSSNSKQAETLRAREEKLGAKEAQIAALVEQQTQKLHQIADLSRDQAREELLLRIEQDCRQDVAKLTRRITEQAEEDAAKQAREITLMAIQRYATEHTSESTVRTVAIPSDDMKGRIIGREGRNIRAFEQAAGVNIIVDDTPGVIVVSCFDKVRQAIAVEALERLVADGRMHPARIEEIIEKVKKEINESIVKFGKDSIVETNLRGVHPKIIEAMGKLHYRTSYGQNVLRHSVEVAFLSQIIAEQLGLDGALARRCGFLHDIGKAMDHEMEGGHPKIGMDFAKQYGEKEPVLNVIGGHHGDIPSTTFYTPIIMAADAVSSARPGARRESMERYVQRLTQLQDIALGFKGVTEAYAIQAGREVRVMLDAAKVGDDEAFLIAHQIARRVSDEMTFPGEIKVTVLRETRAIEVAR